The following are encoded in a window of Pseudomonadota bacterium genomic DNA:
- a CDS encoding AlpA family transcriptional regulator: MPENNSLQFLRLPEVMAQTGMSRSSLYSLIKQEAFPKQIKLSKRLVAWVKSDVEAWMKQRITDGSCT, from the coding sequence ATGCCCGAGAATAATTCATTACAATTTCTTCGTTTGCCTGAAGTTATGGCGCAGACAGGAATGAGCCGCTCATCGCTATATTCACTAATCAAACAAGAAGCTTTTCCTAAACAAATTAAACTGAGCAAACGGCTAGTTGCTTGGGTAAAAAGCGACGTAGAAGCATGGATGAAGCAACGTATAACGGATGGGAGCTGCACATGA